Sequence from the Fundulus heteroclitus isolate FHET01 chromosome 7, MU-UCD_Fhet_4.1, whole genome shotgun sequence genome:
CTGTTAATCACTGAAGATGAAGACTCAGAACAGTGTAGACCTCTGCTATCCACATCTCTACAATAACTCCTGCAAAAAGCCTCTGTCTCTTTGGACTGAAGTTGTTCTTGTTCAGATCATACTGTCCTTAATATCTATGATCACTGTGGTTCTCAACTTGCTTGTAATCATCTCAGTTTCCCACTTCAGgtagagattttattttacctaCCTATCTTCTTATTATGCCTGTTAAAATAGTAGTTTGTAATGAATAATTTTGTCCCTGGTAGCATTAGACTTTTAACAGATTCTTAAGTAAAAGattggtggtgcgcgtaaccgtcaaaggcaaagctttctTAGTTCCTTGGTCGTGGGCTCtcatcacttggggattttaaatcaaatcttctgaatgaaaaggatttgtcttcatcaaagcCTGCCGATCAGGAAAactttgtgtctgcagagatGCAATGTTTAGAGAAAAAACATTGATACCTTGTTGGTATaattgtctttttctcttccatCCAGGCAACTCCACACACCCActaacatcctcctcctctctttggCTGTGTCAGATTTGCTTGTCGGTTTCTTAGCAATGCCAGGGGAAATCTACCGAAACACAAGCTGCTGGTTTCTTGGTGATAATATTTGTTGTATATATAATTACTTGTGCTTTATCATCACTGCTGCCTCAATAGGGGATATGGTGCTCATATCAATTGATCGTTATGTGGCTATTTGTGACCCCCTGCATTATCAAACTAGAGTCACTGAGAGACGAGTCAAagtctgtgtctgtctgtgttggcTCTGTTCGGCTCtctatgtaattttatttataaaagatgATCTGATTCAGGCAGGAATGAATAACTCTTGCTATGGAGAATGTGTGACAGCTTTTGACATCATTGCAGGAACTTTTGATCTTATTCTTACTTTTATTGCTCCAGTTACAAGCATTATAGTCCTGTACACGAGAATATTTGTGGTGGCTATGTCTCAGGCTCGTGCCATGCGCTCTCACATTACAGCCATCAAATTACAGCTTTCAGTTACAACAACAGCAAAGAAATCTGAGCTGAAAGCGGCCAGGACTCTTGGTGTTCTTGTGGTTGTGTTTCTAGTGAGTATCTGCCCATTTTATTGTATCTACCTCACAGGGGTTGAGTTGTTCAGTAGCTTCTCTGTGTTAGCAGTGGATTATCTGTTCTATTTTAACTCTTGTGTAAACCCTGTGATTTATGCCCTGTTGTACCCTTGGTTTAGAAAAACTACTAAGCTTATTGTTACACTACAAATATTGAAGCCTGGCTCCTGTAAAACCGTAATACagtaactgaaataaatgtttaaaaaatcgAAACAATTTCCAGCGTTTAAATACTTGTATTTGTCCGTTTTCACACGTTCCAAACAAGTGTCCTTGTTGTCGAAGCGCAGATATTTCATCATTATATCTTGAAACCGGTTTCAAGGCATTGTGGCTTTGATATGTGAATTCCCAAAGTCTTTGGACCACAAATCCCGCATGGCGCCAACACTCCCCTGTGCTGCCTTCATGAACAGAACTGCAATGAAAGCCATCAGCTCATAAACACTCATTTTCCAGCCCTGCTCTGTTCTGCGACCCTGGTAGACTGTGCAGTCTCTGATGGTCATCAGCATACCAATATCCACCAAACAGAAGATGCTTTGGAGGCGACTTGTAGTTTTACGTCTTTCCGTCAGTTGGccctcctatctatctatctatctatctatctatctatctatctatctatctatctatctatctatctatctatctatctatctatctatctatatatatatatatatatatatatatatatatatatatatatatatatatttatgtatgtgtcatggttgagttctggtttgactttatttattgttagttttcattgtcatcagttattttctgtcatcttcacttcacctcctcagtagtaagtcacacctgttaacaatTTACCTGTGAATTAGCCAGACTCTTGTTCCACCTgttaagtgctctatttaaacctccctctgccttcagttcagcactgggccgtcttctgctatccaccactccatgccagtcccgcTGTAAGTCTTTGTGTTCTGCTGttcgttcctggagaagctctgctctgtgtcctggtgtctcctgataactgctaacctgaTTAGCCACCCAGAAGAAGTTCTGCCCCAGTCCTGGtgttgctatgaggcctgctatcCGAGCAGCACTAGCGagtgtggactctctctctctccgggccgttagcttctgccatcacctacatccctgaccttctgcagccctgaacctccagtcttcatcatccaccatccagcacacttcctttaaataaagactcttaaactttagtcccgtgtgcgcttcctgagttcttcGGTAAACAAGTCATGAcaatatatgtgtatatatgtatgtatatatatacgtgtgtgtgagagattgcgctgaagtgacttgagttatatttgtCCCCTAGTAAATAGAGCagatggtcattattgtataaatattcttGTTGTCCCTCTGCATCTCTTCTGCCTTAGATTGCCTGCGAGCCTGACCCTCTCTGTCCATGAGTTACCGAGCCTGCCTAACCCCTTGTATCTCTGAACCTGCTTGTTATCGGACCTGGATCCACCTTCTGGATTGCCCCTTTGTACAGCTGTTTTGGATCTCGTTCTCTGGACATCGAACCTGGACCGTCACTGAATCACGCCAGTCAAAGTCCCCAGCAGACCGTCAGCCACTCCCGCAAGCCTTGTCCGCAATTGGACGTCCGCCCCGGACCTTAGCCCATCTCAGAGCCGGTCCCAAGTTCTGAAACCCACTGACAGGGGATTTCCAGCCTGAGAGCTACCTGCGCGCTCCCAGCGCTGCACTTGTTTatcctcctaaataaaatctgttgcatTCCACTGACCTGTCTGCGTTGAATCTTAGGTCCTATTTCCTGTACGTTACAGCCCCAGGTCGATGTAGAGTGGAAAGGACAGTCCAAAGAAGGATACACCAAATGTAAAACTTGCAGGCCGACATTATGAACCGCAGCGGGTGGCTAGCCAACAGCTGCAACGGTGTCGAGTCGAGAAGACAGGTGGAGAATGAGGTTAGTTAACCTCATTCAGAGACAAAAGCATCGGGATGGCAACAATGTAAGGATGATCAAAGCGAAGGCGAGTGCTTTTCCTATCACTTGAGTGTAAATACACGGCCAAGTGATCCATAAAAAcgttaaaaataacttaaaaacaggtAGCGGAGCGGCTGCAAAACGCGCCAACTTCTACTCAACCGGCCAACCAACTTAAATGGTAAACTAATATGCCTGTTGTCTCGCAATGGTAAAATTCTGGCataacagtggcaaaaacaattAGACTGGATACACCAGACTTACCCACTAGATTTAAtaatataatacatttataCTGATTTTCTAAAGCAAAAGAGAATGGACATATCAGAGAGGAACAGAATACAGCAACATTTTAATTAGTTAATATTCATGCAGTGGTCAGGTCAAAATATAAGAGAGCATATGAATTTATATAATGAGGTGAGAGAATTATACTATATTgtacactgcatgaaaagtgagattttcgtccccgtaaactaccgcagatctccctcattttcggcagttaacgacaatttgcaacccatgcttgtcgccgtttgtcagtgccacaaattgtcggaaccggactctgacgtatgtggagagcgatcagctgtactaatggccctaattagcatatgaatgcagcgaacccgcgtggctggccaggtctggcttgaataacctactcagtattggctgaaaccactattttcaCTATTTTCCCAAGTAAAATCGCTCGTGATTGGCAGCagaaccacacgtggccaggccaggcttgaatgttcttactcgtgattggttggcatatatatatatatatatatatatatatatatatatatatatatatatatatatatatgtatatgtgtatatatatattcatattcatattcatattatgctgtatattcatgttatcctacactactacactattattaggctaccaggaaatgaacatttgccaggaagatgtttatgcaatgAAAgaactttattaaaacaaacacaactatatacaacgcgaggatctgcccacacatgcgtatccaaaaactacaactccgtgaactgtccgtttgcctcctctgGGTTGTAGGTAAATGCTGGCAGCATTCTCTCCGAGGCAGGTtcgatgtgcagacgcctactgtgcgtggctctgcacttcggcgtcgcctctaaccgggactgcagcttcacacagagttcagagaaatccggtgttgtgcgcaattctgttcccccgtgaaaatgtatgtatgtgtcatggttgagttctggtttgactttatttattgttagttttcattgtcatcagttattttctgtcatcttcacttcacctcctcagtagtaagtcacacctgttaacaatTTACCTGTGAATTAGCCAGACTCTTGTTCCACCTgttaagtgctctatttaaacctccctctgccttcagttcagcactgggccgtcttctgctatccaccactccatgccagtcccgcTGTAAGTCTTTGTGTTCTGCTGttcgttcctggagaagctctgctctgtgtcctggtgtctcctgataactgctaacctgaTTAGCCACCCAGAAGAAGTTCTGCCCCAGTCCTGGtgttgctatgaggcctgctatcCGAGCAGCACTAGCGagtgtggactctctctctctccgggccgttagcttctgccatcacctacatccctgaccttctgcagccctgaacctccagtcttcatcatccaccatccagcacacttcctttaaataaagactcttaaactttagtcccgtgtgcgcttcctgagttcttcGGTAAACAAGTCATGAcaatatatgtgtatatatgtatgtatatatatacgtgtgtgtgagagattgcgctgaagtgacttgagttatatttgtCCCCTAGTAAATAGAGCagatggtcattattgtataaatattcttGTTGTCCCTCTGCATCTCTTCTGCCTTAGATTGCCTGCGAGCCTGACCCTCTCTGTCCATGAGTTACCGAGCCTGCCTAACCCCTTGTATCTCTGAACCTGCTTGTTATCGGACCTGGATCCACCTTCTGGATTGCCCCTTTGTACAGCTGTTTTGGATCTCGTTCTCTGGACATCGAACCTGGACCGTCACTGAATCACGCCAGTCAAAGTCCCCAGCAGACCGTCAGCCACTCCCGCAAGCCTTGTCCGCAATTGGACGTCCGCCCCGGACCTTAGCCCATCTCAGAGCCGGTCCCAAGTTCTGAAACCCACTGACAGGGGATTTCCAGCCTGAGAGCTACCTGCGCGCTCCCAGCGCTGCGCTTGTTTATCctcttaaataaaatctgttgcatTCCACTGACCTGTCTGCGTTGAATTTTAGGTCCTATTTCCTGTACGTTACAGCCCCAGGTCGATGTAGAGTGGAAAGGACAGTCCAAAGAAGGATACACCAAATGTAAAACTTGCAGGCCGACATTATGAACCGCAGCGGGTGGCTAGCCAACAGCAGCAACGGTGTCGAGTCGAGAAGACAGGTGGAGAATGAGGTTAGTTAACCTCATTCAGAGACAAAAGCATCGGGATGGCAACAATGTAAGGATGATCAAAGCGAAGGCGAGTGCTTTTCCTATCACTTGAGTGTAAATACACGGCCAAGTGATCCATAAAAAcgttaaaaataacttaaaaacaggtAGCGGAGCGGCTGCAAAACGCGCCAACTTCTACTCAACCGGCCAACCAACTTAAATGGTAAACTAATATGCCTGTTGTCTCGCAATGGTAAAATTCTGGCataacagtggcaaaaacaattAGACTGGATACACCAGACTTACCCACTAGATTTAAtaatataatacatttataCTGATTTTCTAAAGCAAAAGAGAATGGACATATCAGAGAGGAACAGAATACAGCAACATTTTAATTAGTTAATATTCATGCAGTGGTCAGGTCAAAATATAAGAGAGCATATGAATTTATATAATGAGGTGAGAGAATTATACTATATTgtacactgcatgaaaagtgagattttcgtccctgtaaactaccgcagatctccctcattttcggcagttaacgacaatttgcaacccgtgcttgtcgccgtttgtaagtgccacaaattgtcggaaccggacaatgacgtatgtggagagcgatcagctgtactaatggccctaattagcatatgaatgcagcgaacccgcgtggctggccaggtctggcttgaataatctactcagtattggctgaaaccactattttcaCTATTTTCCCAAGTAAAATCGCTCGTGATTGGCAGCagaaccacacgtggccaggccaggcttgaatgttcttactcgtgattggttggcatatatatatatatatatatatatatatatatatatatatatatatatattatgctgtatattcatgttatcctacactactacactattattaggctaccaggaaattaacatttgccaggaagatgtttatgcaaagaaagaactttattaaaacaaacacaactatatacaacgcgaggatctgcccacacatgcgtatccaaaaactacaactccgtgaactgtccgtttgcctcctatgggttgtaggtaactgctgGCAGCATTCTCtccgaggcaggtccgatgtgcagacgcgtactgtgcgtggctctgtacttcggcgtcgcctctaaccgggactgcagcttcacacagagttcagagaaatccggtgttgtgcgcaattctgtccccccgtgaaaatctgtttcccccgtgtcgggagcgcgctttGCCGCaggttttcccggcgcttctaattgatttctcggtaaaacaactcatataatcatgtcgaggttgtaacattcagtttaatccgcaactgtttacaaaattgtaaaataaaacaaaacagcgtaagaagaccttgtttatttatttttattttacaattttgtaaaaagctgccaattaaactgactgttacaaccttgacatgattatatgagttgttttaccgagaaatcaattagaagcgcggggaaaatggctgcaaagcgcgttcccgacacgggggaaacagattttcacggggggaCAGAATTGCGCACCACcctacgaaatgacggcggCGGTACAATCCATCCGGAGACTCCGCCAacgacgccatcttcttcgccagacATGAGGTCGATGGTGgcggacttccagagttccacttACTCATCCGccagctgtaaaaaaacaaaaaccaaaaaaaaaacaatgaatcagtactatgcgatgggatgcactgcgtatggacacaacacatctatcaatgcacctgaaaaatagtcaccaaataaagtgttaccctctttcttctagctcgactccgagctgaattcgtggcagcttcagctcctgcgtaccgtctcataatacgtcttacaagcggctggaaaacaattaaatgagagtggtatgaataaaaatcaaacgcaagtcacagtaacaaggaaggagaaaacagtaaaataagtcacttacacacaatgtcgtctttatcaacatcgtgtaaatCTGGACTTGCATATATTGCTcagagcaaataggaggtcaccgcctcattatgaggcgagattagtctgtgaaaacaaaatgtacagttatgatcggtatctatccgtatctatttccttttaccgcagaatgaaagcatattctttaaatcttacccttgcgccggttcatagcgcctgcaatttgtctccgagttgtgaagacggcgtcCTGCTTACTGagaatcacaaaaaatacactttaatcaAGCTTGTTCTTGCAAGTTGAAGGCGAGTTGAACGCGAGACGTCATCCAGCCATTGATCACTTACCAGCTGTGgtggttttatttcatcttcaggCTCAGAAGAGGACATGAACACACAGTAGCGGAGCGctcagcacgttttttttttcttcttcttcttcgtcttcttcttctcttctatcatggcggatcgcaagcaactttaaggtgcataccgccacctactgttaatgagtgtgtagcaacactgttttacatctattaaattctatttgttcattttgtattctgaagataataaataataaacaaataatgctttccttaatctataaatatcctttatatttcctttatttcccaatTATCCTTTAAGACACCATTCTTGGCATGTCCTTTTATTCCcaacaagtttgtaaaattgttgaagttacattttcatccatactacttttaattttcatccaatatACTAAACCTAATTTCATTCTTCTGAATTCCAGTGGAGTTTCTCCAGTCTCTACTAAAAGAGTGTTGATAGgtgttgttttcactgctcctgtgcatatacgtaaagccctactttgtaatcgatatattctttgtaatgttgttttagctgctgctccataaataaaactgctataatgtattattgatctcatgagagccctatatatgtttaataatgattgtctatctgcaccccaattatttccagccacagccttcagtaaatgtataacttctaactaaataacacattttacgaAGTGATCAGTCCACAAGTGAAAAACCAGGAGACTTGTTGATGAAACTTCTGGCCATGATGCTTTTGTCATGGCAATCAACCTTCAAGATTTCTGACAATGCCATCACATCATTCTTCTGTGCATCAAGTCTGTGAAATGTGGCTCTGTCTTGCTAAAGGTgcgtttgtatagctcacagcattttcatttacatgttaaagcctcccctagaattagaaggaggggggtcatggggggacaactgccacgtcaatttctgacaattcatggcagttttcggtgttgactgcaaattaccgtgaacagccgttaacctgaacttccacgacaatctacagtgccgcatagtgacgaaaatcacacttttcaagCAGTGTGTTATCAAAGTCTGTCAACATTATTTCTGCTAGGGCTAAAAAGCATTCTTTCACTATTTCAGAATCCATGAATGGCTTTTTTGCCCTTGCCAAAATCCATGAAATCTCAAAATATGCCTCTTTTAAGTGCTCTTTTATAGAAGTTGTCCTGTGTTTAAGGTTTTGTTGTTCCTGAAGCGATACGGAAAGCTGTGCTATTTGTCTGTTTCTGAGTTCGCAGCCAAGTGGGTAACTTTTGTTGAATTTTGGATGTGTGATTTGAAATGTTGCTCTAAATTACTTCATTTGAAACACGCACAGCTTAGTTTGCAGATTAGGCACAGTGGATTCTTGCCGTgaagaacaaattaaaaaaaagaatccgtCCTTTTGTCCTGAAATTTTCTGTGTTCATCTTACTGTGAATGTGCACCTGCCTCTTGGCCCCCTCTCCCAAAGCATCTTTGTGTTGAATTTCGTCTTTTTGTCGTCTGAATCCTTATCCTCTATATTCCTTACAACACTGGAAGTGGATCTGGTCGAGTTTATACATAAAAGACAATGTGTAGAGCTgaatgatatagaaaaaagcacaGTGATGAAATAGAAATCctattgatcaatattgatTGATCAATAGAACTCTGGATTCAAACTTAACCCTTTATCCTATCAATGTCAtagttctgtttctgtttagtATAACTTTACACTTTGAAGACTTTTTCTGTTCATTCGTTCACCATTTCAGCGACCAGCAGTTATCCTTCCAGCTCAGTTTGCCTCCAGCCACTACCCCACTCTAGATTatctccacctgttcccactaATTAgttactcagctcacctgttcaccagcctagttatacctgcctctgcctacccttctctgccagaacgtctcactcACTTCTTCCTGCTCCTCATCGCTCACTTTCTTCTTAGTTCTCCCCGTGTGGTGTGCCTTTGCTTCACCTGCTCATGAGTACTCTGCCAGCTAGACTCTCCTGCTAAGGTCGCCGGTATCTGCACGCTGCAGTTCAGCCTGTTTCCTGCTCTACCGGATCCTGTGTGCCCCGCCAGCTGAATTCTCCTAGTTGAGATTGCCTGAATCTCCATGCTGCTATGTTACCTGTTCCTCCGTGAGTCTCAGCTGCTTGCTtacccgttctggtggttctccaGTCCACACAGCCTGCTGGTTCTGTCACTGGCTATAACTCCTGGTTCTCTACTTGTCCTGGTAAACCAGCCCTTTCTACCAGGATTCTCTGCCAAAACTGTAACTGTCTGCCTGCTTCATCTGCCATTATTCACCCCTTcaacaaaaacctttgaaacgtaattctgtgtctggctgaaaatCGGGTTTACCTGCATTAAAGTGTGACaatcaacattttaccaaaactggaACTTTTTGAAAATGGAAGACAAAATGGAAGACATGCTCTCTggactctttgaagggggcggagcttggtgacggagcattcttgggtctgtgtttgtgatttgttgggaggatgtaatgactataatattaacttacatggctataaatataaaggaaggaaaactgtcctTCTGTTGAACCTTTCAGCggctctttttttctatcaacgATATATTGATCAATGTATATTGTCATTGAATtctcgtccagccctaatgtgCAGACTTTGTATCGCATTTTTCTGTGAAACATTGATATATCATTGCCTGCAGCTTCTGCACGAAGCCACCAGCAGCTCTCACTTGATACTTGACACCATGGACAACAAGACCTTTATCTGTGAGGTAGAAAATACAACTCATCCCTTTTATAAAGACATTAGATAGAGAGATTAAAAGAGCAGGTATGCGAGACGTGGGTAGTACTGGCCTAATAACGACTTCACTGGATTGTTGTTCTATTTATAGCCTACAAGTACACTACTATGATGCAATGATGCAATTCATGTGTGATCTGAGTCCAACTGTGCAGTGGTGCTCTGCTCTAAAAAACTCCTAGTGGAATAGGATGCCTGGCAGAAAGTGCGGCATAGCTGCACTACAGCACTCCCGTAACACTTCCACTTTCAGTGGAACCCCTGG
This genomic interval carries:
- the LOC118563807 gene encoding trace amine-associated receptor 13c-like, giving the protein MKTQNSVDLCYPHLYNNSCKKPLSLWTEVVLVQIILSLISMITVVLNLLVIISVSHFRQLHTPTNILLLSLAVSDLLVGFLAMPGEIYRNTSCWFLGDNICCIYNYLCFIITAASIGDMVLISIDRYVAICDPLHYQTRVTERRVKVCVCLCWLCSALYVILFIKDDLIQAGMNNSCYGECVTAFDIIAGTFDLILTFIAPVTSIIVLYTRIFVVAMSQARAMRSHITAIKLQLSVTTTAKKSELKAARTLGVLVVVFLVSICPFYCIYLTGVELFSSFSVLAVDYLFYFNSCVNPVIYALLYPWFRKTTKLIVTLQILKPGSCKTVIQ